CTCTTTTTTACCATGGTTACGGTGGCTGACACACAGAAGCAAACTATAAAATAGCCCGATCCTGCAAGCAGCACCATATCAATTTCGTAGCCAGTCGTTTTGCCAATGTTTGAAGCGGTGCGGAAGAAATCCGCCAGGCCGATGATATAGACCAGAGCAGTATCCTGAAAAAGAATCATGCCCTGGGTCATCAGCAGGGGAGTCATAACGCGGAACGCCTGGGGCAGAATGACGTAGGTGAGCGTTTGCGACTTGGTCATACCAAGCGCAAGAGCAGCGGAATACTGCCCACTGGAAACGCTGCGCATGCCCGCACGTACAATTTCTGCATAGTAGGCCGCCTCAAAGGCGGTAAAGGCCACAATGGCAGAAACAAGGCGTATGTCTGTTTGCGGCGAAAGGTTGAAAAACGAGCTCAGAAACTGCGGCACGATAAGGTAGAACCACAGCAGCACCATCACAAGGGGGATGGAGCGGAAGCAGTTGACATACGCGGCTGAAAGCCAGCGCATGGGGGCATACACAGAGATGCGCGCCACAGCCAGTAGCGTGCCCAGCACCATGCCCAGCGCAATGGCCGTGATGGTGATCTTGAACGTAACCAAGGCCCCCTGACCAAGCAGGGGCAGGCTCTGCTGAATCATGCTCCAGTCAAAGCTAAACATTTTTGCCTCCCGTGCTCGTGGAGGGCAAACGCATCTTGTTCTCCAGCAGTTTCATGGAACGCATCACCACAAAGTTCAGCAGCGCGTAGGCAAGGGTAACTGCGATAAATGATTCGTAGGCGTAGCCCGAAAATTCGAGCAGGCGGTTGGCCTGGGCTGTCAGTTCTATGAGGCCTACGGTAGACGCAACTGCCGAGTTCTTGACCATGTTGAGCATTTCAGAGGTCAGCGGCGGAATAATGATGCGGTAGGCATTGGGCAAAAGCACGTGTCGGTAAGTCTGCGGAAGGGTAAGGCCAAGGGCCAGGGCCGCATAGCGCTGACCGTGCGAAAGCGCCTGAATGCCGGATCTGACCTGTTCACAGACGCGCGCACCTGTAAAGAAACCCAGCGCGCATACAGATATGATAAAAAACTGGATGTTGGGGTTCAGCTCTGCTTTAAACCACACGCTGGCCTTGTAGGGCAAAAGGTCGGGCGCGGCGAGATACCAGATAAAAAACTGAACAATAAGCGGTATGTTACGAAAAATGGTCACATAGGTTGCGCCGATGGTACTGAGAATCTTGTTGGGCAGCGTGCGCAAAATGCCAAATAGTGAGCCCAGAACAAAAGCCAGAATCCAGGCGCAGACAGACAGGGCCACTGTTGTCAAAAAGCCATCCACCAGCCAGCTGAAGTAGGTGACGTTTCCAAACGGCGCCTGTTCAAAAAATATGCCCCAGTTCCAGTTAGCCTGCATTCGTTGGTTCCATCCCTGTGTAATAAACGTATATCATGTGTAGCGGGCTTAACCGCATGTTCTGGCGCGCTGCGTACAGCGCGCCAGAACACACCAACATCAGTTCAGGGCCTTGTCGTTGGGGGCCTTGAAGAGAGCCTTCATTTCGTTGGACATCTCAAAGCTCATGTTCATGTTCTTGGGCGGAATGGGCTGCATGAACCAGCGGTTGAAAGACTTTTCAGCGTTGCCGTTACCCTGCTCCTCGGCAATGGTGGCGTCAACAAGCTTCTTGAACTGGGCATCACCCTTGCGCACCATGCAGCCGTAAGCTTCAAAGCTCTGGGGCGTGCCAACAATGACCCAGTCGGCAGGCTTTTTGGCCTTGGCGCGTTCGCCGGCGAGCAGTGCGTCATCCATAAAGAAGGCAACAGCGCGACCAGATTCCACGGTGCGGAAAGCGTCGCCGTGGTCTTTCACGCTGATGATGTTAACGGCAAGACCCTTCTCGTCGTTCATCTTGTTCAGCAGCTTTTCAGAGGTCGTACCGGCGGTAACGGCCACGTTCTTGCCCTTCAGGTCGTCAAAGTCCTTGATGCCGGAGTCTTTGTTG
The Desulfovibrio sp. DNA segment above includes these coding regions:
- a CDS encoding ABC transporter permease subunit (The N-terminal region of this protein, as described by TIGR01726, is a three transmembrane segment that identifies a subfamily of ABC transporter permease subunits, which specificities that include histidine, arginine, glutamine, glutamate, L-cystine (sic), the opines (in Agrobacterium) octopine and nopaline, etc.), translating into MFSFDWSMIQQSLPLLGQGALVTFKITITAIALGMVLGTLLAVARISVYAPMRWLSAAYVNCFRSIPLVMVLLWFYLIVPQFLSSFFNLSPQTDIRLVSAIVAFTAFEAAYYAEIVRAGMRSVSSGQYSAALALGMTKSQTLTYVILPQAFRVMTPLLMTQGMILFQDTALVYIIGLADFFRTASNIGKTTGYEIDMVLLAGSGYFIVCFCVSATVTMVKKRLKL
- a CDS encoding amino acid ABC transporter permease; this encodes MQANWNWGIFFEQAPFGNVTYFSWLVDGFLTTVALSVCAWILAFVLGSLFGILRTLPNKILSTIGATYVTIFRNIPLIVQFFIWYLAAPDLLPYKASVWFKAELNPNIQFFIISVCALGFFTGARVCEQVRSGIQALSHGQRYAALALGLTLPQTYRHVLLPNAYRIIIPPLTSEMLNMVKNSAVASTVGLIELTAQANRLLEFSGYAYESFIAVTLAYALLNFVVMRSMKLLENKMRLPSTSTGGKNV
- a CDS encoding glutamate/aspartate ABC transporter substrate-binding protein, whose product is MALKKSILSALAALLLLTSAQGGQVQAEELTGTLQKIKQTGVIVVGHRESSVPFSYYDLQQNVIGYAQDYSNKIVDAVKKQLNMPNLQVRYVPITSQNRIPLLQNGTFDFECGSTTNNLERQQQVDFSNTFFIIGTRLLVNKDSGIKDFDDLKGKNVAVTAGTTSEKLLNKMNDEKGLAVNIISVKDHGDAFRTVESGRAVAFFMDDALLAGERAKAKKPADWVIVGTPQSFEAYGCMVRKGDAQFKKLVDATIAEEQGNGNAEKSFNRWFMQPIPPKNMNMSFEMSNEMKALFKAPNDKALN